In one Bacteroides intestinalis DSM 17393 genomic region, the following are encoded:
- a CDS encoding DUF6250 domain-containing protein, which translates to MTRSTFIHILWECIFLFLPCTLLAQERASLGHWIAEDQSGMMDFTIREDTLELIVPEGLTLWYKDRLTGDYEISYHICMVMNGGEHDRLSDMNCFWAANDPKHLGKLLARSTWRNGIFRNYNTLNLFYVGYGGNDNTTTRFRRYYGQFYDVDEARIKPLIKEYIDPVHLLKPNRWYHIRIRVQNNSTTFLVDGEELFRLPLEAGAGDGHFGLRLLQNHVRFTNFHIERLN; encoded by the coding sequence ATGACACGTTCAACTTTCATACATATTCTGTGGGAATGTATTTTCCTTTTTCTCCCTTGTACTTTATTGGCGCAAGAGCGCGCTTCTTTGGGCCATTGGATTGCCGAAGACCAGTCGGGGATGATGGACTTCACCATCCGTGAAGATACGCTTGAACTTATCGTGCCCGAAGGGCTTACTTTATGGTATAAAGACCGCCTGACCGGTGATTATGAAATCAGTTATCATATCTGCATGGTGATGAATGGCGGAGAACACGATCGTCTTAGCGACATGAACTGCTTCTGGGCTGCAAACGATCCGAAACACCTTGGCAAACTATTAGCTCGCTCCACTTGGCGAAATGGCATCTTCCGTAACTATAATACATTGAATCTGTTCTATGTAGGCTATGGTGGTAATGATAATACCACTACCCGTTTTCGTCGTTACTACGGTCAGTTTTACGATGTAGATGAGGCTCGCATCAAACCTTTGATTAAAGAGTATATCGATCCTGTTCATCTATTGAAGCCGAACCGATGGTATCATATCCGGATTCGTGTTCAGAATAATAGCACAACTTTCTTAGTAGATGGTGAGGAGCTTTTCCGTCTGCCTCTCGAAGCCGGTGCAGGTGATGGGCACTTTGGCCTGCGTCTTCTGCAAAATCATGTTCGTTTCACTAACTTCCATATCGAACGTTTGAATTAA